One part of the Sorangiineae bacterium MSr11954 genome encodes these proteins:
- the rsfS gene encoding ribosome silencing factor, translating to MATTRRTQSGSSTSKGGDGRTPRIRSSHGSPRPGKPVASGGSSGSSEPFAGSSRGDAPRLAPRRASTGAKSDAAPGTKPAAKRAAGSPLSQAAKGVGPKTRKAVRTESASVASDEARQNAIAIAVAALDKKAVGLEILDVAGKVDYADFLVLMTGRSDRQVIALSQGIEEALQKKGRRPLSVEGLPHANWVLMDYGDVVVHIFQDEARGLYDLEGLWLDARRLSVPVPDELRERS from the coding sequence TTGGCCACCACACGACGAACACAGTCCGGGAGCAGCACCTCGAAGGGCGGCGATGGACGCACGCCCCGCATCCGCTCCTCCCACGGCTCCCCGCGTCCAGGCAAGCCCGTCGCGAGCGGCGGCTCGTCGGGCTCCAGCGAACCGTTCGCAGGCTCGAGCCGCGGCGACGCCCCGCGTCTTGCCCCCCGCCGTGCCTCGACGGGCGCGAAATCGGATGCTGCCCCGGGGACCAAACCCGCCGCAAAGCGTGCGGCCGGCTCCCCGCTGAGCCAAGCGGCCAAGGGGGTGGGGCCCAAGACCCGCAAGGCCGTTCGCACCGAGTCGGCCAGCGTCGCGAGCGACGAGGCCCGTCAGAACGCCATCGCCATCGCCGTCGCGGCCCTCGACAAAAAAGCCGTGGGGCTGGAGATCCTCGACGTGGCCGGCAAGGTCGACTACGCGGACTTTCTCGTTCTGATGACCGGTCGAAGCGATCGCCAGGTCATCGCGCTCTCCCAAGGCATCGAGGAGGCGCTGCAAAAGAAGGGGCGAAGGCCGCTCTCCGTCGAGGGGCTCCCGCACGCCAACTGGGTGCTGATGGATTACGGCGACGTCGTCGTCCACATCTTCCAAGACGAGGCGCGCGGCCTCTACGACTTGGAGGGCCTCTGGCTCGATGCGCGTCGCCTGTCCGTGCCCGTCCCCGACGAGCTGCGCGAACGCTCGTAG
- a CDS encoding glutamate-5-semialdehyde dehydrogenase: MTDANLTEEIANLCARARRASRKLAPRDRATKDRALHAMAAGLRARRGEILEQNALDLEAARQRGTKGALLDRLALDPARLESIAVGVEEIAELPDPVGGVIEARTLASGIAMQRVRVPLGVVAMIYEARPNVTVEASALCLKAGNAVVLRGGSEAFYSNRVLAKVISEALERSDLPPDLAAVIPFTDREAVRALVQQSESLDLVIPRGGEALIRFVTEHARVPVVQHYKGVCHLYLDLGCDVDMAVNLAVNGKLSRPGVCNALECLLVDEADAARILPKVAAALLAGGCELRGCERTRALVPEAREAALSDWGYEFLDRVLAVRVVRGLEGALDHIARYGSGHTEAICTTDSSRARRFQHEVDAACVAVNASTRFHDGGQLGLGAEIGIATSRLHWRGPMGLEALTTMKWILNGSGQTR; this comes from the coding sequence ATGACCGATGCCAACCTGACCGAGGAAATCGCGAACCTTTGCGCGCGCGCCCGTCGCGCCAGCCGCAAGCTCGCCCCGCGCGATCGCGCGACCAAGGACCGCGCCCTTCATGCGATGGCCGCCGGCTTGCGCGCGCGCCGCGGTGAAATCCTCGAGCAAAACGCGCTCGATCTGGAGGCGGCGCGGCAGCGGGGCACGAAGGGAGCGCTGCTCGATCGGCTGGCGCTCGATCCCGCGCGGCTCGAGTCCATCGCCGTGGGGGTGGAGGAAATCGCGGAGCTGCCCGATCCGGTGGGCGGCGTCATCGAGGCCCGCACCTTGGCGAGCGGCATCGCCATGCAGCGCGTGCGGGTGCCGCTCGGCGTGGTGGCCATGATTTACGAGGCGCGCCCCAATGTCACGGTAGAGGCCAGCGCGCTATGCCTCAAGGCCGGCAACGCCGTGGTGCTGCGCGGCGGCTCCGAGGCGTTCTACTCGAACCGCGTGCTCGCCAAGGTCATCTCGGAGGCGCTCGAACGAAGCGATCTCCCGCCCGACCTAGCCGCCGTCATCCCGTTCACCGACCGCGAGGCGGTGCGGGCGCTCGTCCAGCAAAGCGAGAGCCTCGACCTGGTGATCCCCCGCGGTGGCGAGGCGCTCATCCGCTTCGTCACCGAGCACGCCCGCGTCCCGGTGGTGCAGCATTACAAGGGCGTCTGCCACCTCTATTTGGACCTCGGTTGCGATGTCGACATGGCAGTGAACCTCGCCGTCAACGGCAAATTGTCGCGCCCCGGCGTGTGCAATGCGCTCGAGTGCCTGCTGGTGGACGAAGCCGATGCCGCGCGGATTCTCCCCAAGGTGGCGGCCGCGCTCCTGGCGGGCGGCTGCGAGCTTCGCGGCTGCGAGCGTACGCGGGCGCTGGTCCCCGAGGCGCGGGAGGCGGCCCTCTCCGACTGGGGCTACGAGTTTCTCGACCGGGTGCTGGCCGTGCGGGTGGTGCGGGGGCTCGAGGGTGCTTTGGACCACATCGCGCGCTACGGGTCGGGTCACACGGAGGCCATTTGCACCACCGACTCGTCACGCGCCCGCCGTTTTCAGCATGAAGTCGACGCGGCCTGCGTGGCCGTGAACGCTTCGACCCGCTTTCACGATGGGGGGCAGCTGGGGCTGGGCGCCGAGATTGGGATCGCCACCAGCCGGCTGCACTGGCGGGGACCCATGGGGTTGGAAGCGCTCACCACCATGAAGTGGATCTTGAACGGAAGCGGCCAGACAAGGTAA
- a CDS encoding uroporphyrinogen-III synthase codes for MTNTPDSGSTPPSNSSNAPSNSSSSLPSLRGLRIALLEARRNEELADLVRRHGGEPYSVPALRETPREPRDEVAAALDGLAAVRRPVTIFATGVGVEALFRIADDMGRRTSLEAILARSITVCRGPKPVAALKRFGMPVTVRAASPHTTRELLDAVEALDTVVAPEPCALEAALIVHHGERSEALVTATRSKIPNVFELLLYAWELPEDTRPLVRLVDEIIAGEVGAVAFTTQVHARHLVAIAEELGKRDALVEALHGRVTVVAIGPTCAETLRSLGIPPHIVPESPKMGPMVLTLARYLDGARSGL; via the coding sequence ATGACCAACACGCCCGACTCCGGCTCGACGCCCCCGTCCAACTCGTCCAACGCACCGTCCAATTCGAGCTCATCGCTCCCTTCGCTGCGCGGCCTGCGCATCGCGCTCCTGGAGGCGCGCCGCAACGAGGAGCTGGCCGATCTCGTTCGACGCCACGGCGGCGAGCCCTACTCGGTCCCCGCGCTGCGGGAAACCCCGCGTGAACCGCGCGACGAGGTGGCCGCGGCGCTCGATGGGCTCGCGGCCGTCCGCCGCCCGGTGACCATCTTCGCCACCGGCGTGGGGGTCGAGGCGCTCTTTCGAATCGCCGACGACATGGGCCGGCGCACCAGCCTCGAGGCCATTCTGGCGCGCTCCATCACCGTGTGCCGCGGGCCCAAGCCGGTGGCCGCGCTCAAGCGCTTCGGCATGCCGGTGACCGTGCGCGCGGCGTCGCCGCACACCACGCGCGAGCTGCTCGACGCCGTCGAGGCGCTCGATACCGTGGTCGCGCCCGAGCCGTGCGCCTTGGAGGCGGCGCTCATCGTTCACCACGGCGAGCGCAGCGAAGCCCTGGTCACGGCCACCCGCTCCAAAATTCCGAACGTCTTCGAGCTCCTTCTTTACGCGTGGGAGCTGCCCGAGGACACGCGACCGCTCGTGAGGCTCGTGGACGAGATCATCGCGGGCGAGGTGGGCGCGGTGGCCTTTACGACCCAAGTGCACGCGCGCCATCTGGTGGCCATCGCCGAAGAACTCGGCAAACGCGATGCGCTGGTGGAGGCGCTCCACGGCAGGGTCACGGTGGTGGCCATCGGCCCGACGTGTGCGGAAACGCTCCGTTCGCTGGGAATTCCGCCCCATATCGTTCCGGAGAGTCCCAAGATGGGGCCCATGGTTCTGACCTTGGCACGCTACCTCGACGGGGCTCGTTCGGGGCTGTAA
- a CDS encoding nitrite reductase (NAD(P)H) small subunit, with the protein MSTWNLGSVERIALGEGRTFRAGELEVAVFRTRAGELFATQAQCPHGQGPLADGIVGAARVVCPLHAYTFDLRTGCVTQGACDTLRTYPVEVSSTGEVILHV; encoded by the coding sequence ATGTCGACGTGGAATCTCGGTTCGGTGGAGCGCATCGCGCTCGGTGAAGGACGCACGTTTCGTGCAGGTGAACTCGAGGTGGCGGTCTTTCGCACGCGCGCCGGTGAGCTGTTCGCGACCCAAGCGCAGTGCCCGCACGGGCAGGGGCCGCTCGCCGACGGCATCGTGGGCGCCGCCCGGGTCGTTTGCCCGCTTCATGCGTACACATTCGATCTGCGCACCGGCTGCGTTACCCAAGGTGCATGCGACACCCTTCGGACGTATCCGGTGGAAGTATCGAGCACGGGCGAAGTGATTCTTCACGTGTAA
- the nirB gene encoding nitrite reductase large subunit NirB, translating to MKKKLVVIGNGMAGARLVEELLLRGGKERFDIVMFGDEPYGNYNRILLSNVLAGAHDPKDIFINPLRWYEENNITLHAGVRVVAVDRHAKIVRGDNGGVEPYDDVVFALGSSAFVPRMEGTAQEGVFVFRTLDDCDSILKYIPGRKTAAVIGGGLLGLEAARGLLQRGMNVHVVHLMNHLMELQLDRTAGGILQRTLLQMGLRIHLEKATCEILGQDGAVTGLRFQDGGTLDCDMVVVSAGIRPNTQLAREAGLTVARGIVVGDDLASPDDPHVFAIGECSEHAGKTYGLVAPLWDQARVLAERLSARKPGATYHGSRVATKLKVMGVDLAVMGEREASTENDEEVTYAEAKRGVYKKVIVRDGRIVGAILLGDPEAAPGLVQSFDRGAEVPENRAELLFRLDGGDGRAAASLESLPDEAQICNCNGISKGDILRAVRGGARSLKVLCESTRAGTGCGTCKGDVGALLELAAGDAVVEDPSVHYYVPGVPLPKPELVEEIRARGLTSVSAVFRELAGGKEDTASKPGLASLLKTLWGKEYVDERDARFINDRVHANIQRDATFSVIPRIYGGVTSADQLRKIANAADKYGAKMVKITGGQRIDLLGIKKEDLPHVWRDLDMPSGHAYSKAFRTCKTCVGTDFCRYGVGDSTGLGIAIEERFQGIESPHKMKLATAGCPRNCSEATTKDIGAVATSGGTWEIYVGGAAGSRVRKGDILCTVDSHDSVLRYMGRFMQYYRENAKYLERTYDFVERVGIEEVRKVVVDDVEGIGARLDADIEASVQAYADPWKEVPHVTQFSEKLEPLEPVLARASGE from the coding sequence TTCTGCGCGGCGGGAAGGAGCGGTTCGACATCGTCATGTTCGGCGATGAGCCCTATGGCAACTACAACCGTATTTTGTTGTCGAACGTGCTGGCGGGCGCGCACGACCCAAAGGACATTTTCATCAACCCGCTCCGTTGGTACGAGGAAAATAACATCACGCTCCACGCGGGCGTGCGGGTGGTCGCGGTCGATCGCCACGCCAAGATCGTGCGCGGCGACAACGGGGGGGTGGAGCCTTACGACGACGTGGTGTTCGCGCTGGGCAGCTCGGCCTTCGTTCCGCGCATGGAGGGCACGGCGCAGGAGGGCGTCTTCGTCTTTCGCACCCTCGACGACTGCGACTCCATCCTCAAGTACATCCCCGGGCGCAAGACGGCGGCGGTCATCGGCGGCGGCCTGCTCGGCCTGGAGGCGGCGCGCGGCCTGCTCCAGCGCGGCATGAACGTGCACGTGGTGCACCTGATGAACCACCTCATGGAGCTGCAGCTCGATCGCACGGCGGGCGGCATCCTGCAGCGCACCTTGTTGCAAATGGGGCTCCGCATCCACCTGGAGAAGGCGACCTGTGAAATCCTGGGCCAGGACGGCGCGGTCACGGGGCTGCGCTTCCAAGACGGGGGCACCCTGGACTGCGACATGGTCGTCGTCTCCGCCGGCATCCGCCCCAACACACAATTGGCGCGGGAGGCGGGGCTCACGGTGGCCCGCGGCATCGTGGTCGGCGACGATCTCGCGTCGCCCGACGATCCCCATGTCTTCGCCATCGGCGAGTGCTCGGAGCACGCCGGGAAGACCTACGGCCTGGTGGCGCCGCTCTGGGACCAGGCGCGGGTCCTCGCCGAGCGCCTCTCCGCGCGCAAGCCCGGCGCGACGTACCATGGCTCGCGGGTCGCGACGAAGCTCAAGGTGATGGGGGTCGATCTCGCGGTCATGGGCGAGCGGGAGGCCTCCACCGAGAACGACGAAGAGGTCACCTACGCCGAGGCCAAGCGCGGCGTTTACAAGAAGGTCATCGTGCGCGATGGCCGCATCGTCGGCGCCATCCTGCTCGGCGATCCCGAGGCCGCGCCGGGGCTGGTGCAGTCGTTCGATCGCGGCGCCGAGGTCCCCGAGAACCGCGCGGAGCTGCTCTTCCGGCTCGATGGCGGCGATGGCCGCGCGGCCGCCTCCCTCGAGAGCCTCCCCGACGAGGCGCAAATTTGCAATTGCAACGGCATCTCGAAAGGCGACATTCTCCGCGCGGTCCGCGGGGGCGCGCGCTCGCTCAAGGTCTTGTGCGAGAGCACCCGGGCGGGTACCGGTTGCGGCACGTGCAAGGGGGACGTGGGGGCGCTCCTCGAGCTGGCGGCCGGAGATGCCGTGGTGGAGGATCCCTCGGTCCACTATTACGTACCGGGCGTTCCGCTGCCGAAGCCGGAGCTGGTGGAGGAGATCCGGGCGCGCGGCTTGACGAGCGTCTCGGCGGTCTTTCGGGAGCTCGCGGGCGGCAAAGAAGATACGGCCAGCAAACCGGGGCTCGCCTCGCTCCTGAAGACGCTCTGGGGCAAAGAGTACGTCGACGAGCGCGACGCGCGGTTCATCAACGACCGCGTGCACGCGAACATCCAGCGCGACGCCACCTTCAGCGTCATCCCGCGCATCTACGGCGGCGTGACCTCGGCCGACCAGCTCCGAAAGATCGCCAACGCGGCCGACAAATATGGCGCCAAGATGGTCAAGATCACGGGCGGCCAGCGGATCGATCTGCTCGGGATCAAAAAAGAAGATCTGCCGCACGTCTGGCGCGATCTGGATATGCCCTCGGGCCACGCCTACTCGAAGGCATTTCGCACTTGCAAGACGTGTGTGGGGACGGACTTTTGCCGTTATGGCGTGGGCGACAGCACGGGGCTCGGCATCGCCATCGAAGAGCGATTTCAGGGCATCGAGTCGCCTCACAAGATGAAGCTCGCCACCGCCGGCTGCCCGCGCAATTGCTCGGAGGCGACCACCAAGGACATCGGCGCCGTGGCCACCTCCGGCGGCACCTGGGAGATCTACGTGGGCGGCGCCGCCGGCTCCCGCGTGCGCAAAGGGGATATCCTCTGCACGGTGGATTCGCATGACTCCGTCCTCCGTTACATGGGGCGCTTCATGCAATATTATCGCGAGAACGCCAAATACCTCGAGCGCACCTACGACTTCGTGGAGCGCGTGGGCATCGAAGAGGTGCGCAAGGTGGTCGTCGACGATGTCGAGGGCATCGGCGCGCGGCTGGACGCGGACATCGAAGCCTCGGTGCAGGCGTACGCCGACCCATGGAAAGAAGTTCCGCACGTTACGCAGTTTTCCGAAAAGTTGGAGCCGCTCGAGCCGGTCTTGGCGCGGGCGTCCGGGGAGTGA